The sequence CGCCTTCTGCGGGGCGGGGGCGCTGCTGGTGCTGTTCCCGGTGGTCGAGGCGCGGGCGCGGCAGCCGATCGTGCCGCTGGGGCTGTTCGCCGACCGGGACCGGGTGGGCGCCTTCCTCATGCGGTTCCTTCTCACGGCGGCCATGAGCGGGATGCTGTTCTTCCTGACGCTCTACGTCCAGGGGGTGCTGGGGTACGGGCCGCTGGCGACGGGGTTCGGGTTCCTGCCGACGACGATCGCGCTGATCGCCGCCAGCAGGGCGGTGCCCGGCCTGCTGCCCCGGTACGGGCCGCGGCCGATCATGGCGGCCGGGGCCGTGCTGTGCGTGGCCGGGATGGTGTGGCTGACCCAGGTGGCGCGGGACAGCTCCTACCTCGCGATGATCCTCGGGCCGGTGCTGCTGTTCGGGGCGGGGACGGGGCTGGTGGCGGTGGCGGCGACGTTCGTGGCGATGCGGTCGGTGCCGCCCGGGGAGTCCGGGGCCGCCTCGGCGCTGCTGCAGAGCATGCAGCAGATCGGCGGGTCGCTGGGCGTCGCCGTCCTGGTCACCGTGGACCACGCCGGTTCGTCGAAGGTGGACGGCATGCGGGACGCGTTCACGGCCGGGGTGGCGTTCACCGGCTGCATGCTCCTGGCGCTGGTCGCCTTCCGCGCTCAGGGACGTTCCGGGTCGCAGAGCTGAAGGCGCAGCTCGCAGCTGTAGCGCCGACCCTTCGCGTCGGGCAGCCACGATTCGTCCAGGTCCGGCAGGAGTTCGGTGAAGACGACGGGGACGTCGTCGCCGGAGGACGCGCGGGCGGCGCGGAGCAGCGTGGCGAACGAGGAGACGTACCGGGGGCCGGTGAAGTCGACGTACACCGGTTTGACCTCCGTGCCGACCTTCGCGAAGACGCGTTCGGGCATGCCGAGGGAGCGGCGCAGGCGGCGGGCGGCGAGGTACTCGCGGGCGCCGTGCGCGGGCGCGATGCCCGTCCCGCCGACGGTCGTGCGCCAGGTCTCGCGGGCCACGACGAGCCCGTCCAGGGTGAGCCGCGGGTGGTGGGGGCCGGCGCCGGCGAGCTTGAACGCCTCGGCGCCGAGCCAGCCGAACAGCAGCGCGAACACCTCGCGGAGCGGGCACCGGAGCCCGTCCGGTCCGGTGACCTCCAGGGTTCCGGCGTGCTCGGACACGGTGAGCGCGACGAGCGGCAGGGCGCGGGCGGGATCGGCTCCGGGGGCCGCGGCGAACCCGAGCTGGTGGTCGGTGACGCCGAGGACGGGCGCGATGCGCGCGGTGTAGTGGGGCCACCAGGTCGGGTACAGCGGCCGGAACTGGGGGCCGATGTCCTCGGCCGCCGCGGCGCGCAGCCGGCCCGGGTCGGGGTGCCGGTCGGCGAACACGGCGCAGTCCAGGGTCGGCCACGCGGTGTGCATCTCGCCGAGGACGAGGGTGAACTCCCCCGCCGCCATCGCCTCGGCGCCGGCCGCGCCGAGGCACAGGTCGGGACTGTGGATGCGGGCGCCCGCCCAGCCGGGACGCTCGGCGGCGAACAGCCGGGCGGCGGGCTCGTCCAGGTCGGCGGCGGTGAAGGCCAGGCGGCGCTCGCCCGGCGCGCCGTCCAGCCCGAACAGCGCGTTCCAGCGGCGGGCGAACTCGGCGGCGACCGAGTCCACCGGGCGGTCGTGCCCCGTCAGCAGGGCCTGGGCGGCGTCCCAGAACACCGGCATCGGCACGCCGTCGGCGCCCGGTTCGAGCAGGTCGCGGTACAGGTCGCGGAAGGCGGCGTCGTAGGCGTCCGCGAGAGTGGCCGAGAGCCAGCGCGCGGCGGGCAGCAGGACGGACCCGAACGGGCCGGACAGCGCGTCCAGGAGCGGGCGGCCGAACGTGACGTCCAGGTCGCGGACGGTGTCCTCGTAGCAGAGCCGCCGCCCCGCGTACATCTGCCCGCTGCGCCGCTCCGGCTCCGCCCCGGTGACGGCGGTGAACTCGGTGTCCAGGCGTTCCAGGGCGGCGGCCAGGGCGTCGGCGTCGCCCGCCGCGGCGGCCACGGACGCGCGCGCCCGGTCGAGCCGGGCGAGTCCGGCCAGCGCCCGTTCCCGGGCCTTCGGCTCGGGAATCGCGTTGAGGGTGCCGCGCAGCACGCTTTCCGCCCTCGGGTTGTACGGCATGTTCACGCCCCGCCAGACGATTCCGTCGTCCACCAGCCGATCCAGCGCGGTGGCCAGGTGCGGGTCGGAGGCGATCTCGGCCACGGCGCGGGTGCCGTCGCAGCGGGACACCACCTCGGCCTCGGCGGCGGTCAGGGGGCGCGGGCCCTCCCCCGGACGCAGGACGCGGTCTCCGTCGGCGAGCAGGTGCGGGTGGACGCCGGCGGGCAGCCACCGCGCCACGTCCGGGTCGTCCAGGAGTGCGGCGACGTACGCCTCCAGTGCCCAGAACTCGTAGTCGACCCTGCGGGACCGCACCAGCCCCCCACCGGGCCGCGCCTCGACCGCGTCCGTCGCCTCGGGGTCTAGCGTGCCCCAGGCGACGGGGCCGAAGAACCCGGCGGTGTCGTTCTTGCCGCAGTAGCGCTGCCAGTAGCGGACGAGCGTGTTCTCCCGCCCCCGCCGCTTCTTGCGCTCCAGCCTCGGGTTCTTGCCCGGCCGGACGGCCGGGCCGTCGGCGAGACGTGCCAAATGCACCGCGGCGGCGGGGTTCTGCCATGTCACCGCCTCGCGGAACAGCGGATCGGCGGCGATCTTCGCGGCGGCGCGGCTCG is a genomic window of Actinomadura citrea containing:
- a CDS encoding MFS transporter — translated: MALALLCGCQLTLVVDASIVNIALPGIQRGLGFSDAGLSWVVNAYTLAFGGLLLLGGRAGDLLGHRRVFVAGVGVFTVASLVGGLAVSPGWLLAARATQGVGAALAGPGALALIATTFQDAERRSRALAAFSMVASVGMVAGLVLGGVLTAWASWRAVLFVNVPVGLAIVLLVPRVVRESARQEGRFDVGGALTCTLGSTLLVYGFIRAAEQGWSGALTVGAFCGAGALLVLFPVVEARARQPIVPLGLFADRDRVGAFLMRFLLTAAMSGMLFFLTLYVQGVLGYGPLATGFGFLPTTIALIAASRAVPGLLPRYGPRPIMAAGAVLCVAGMVWLTQVARDSSYLAMILGPVLLFGAGTGLVAVAATFVAMRSVPPGESGAASALLQSMQQIGGSLGVAVLVTVDHAGSSKVDGMRDAFTAGVAFTGCMLLALVAFRAQGRSGSQS
- a CDS encoding lantibiotic dehydratase, with product MLIRSTGFPADGLALFAAPECAATADDFLDGATGETEFTQAMDTALADASRAAAKIAADPLFREAVTWQNPAAAVHLARLADGPAVRPGKNPRLERKKRRGRENTLVRYWQRYCGKNDTAGFFGPVAWGTLDPEATDAVEARPGGGLVRSRRVDYEFWALEAYVAALLDDPDVARWLPAGVHPHLLADGDRVLRPGEGPRPLTAAEAEVVSRCDGTRAVAEIASDPHLATALDRLVDDGIVWRGVNMPYNPRAESVLRGTLNAIPEPKARERALAGLARLDRARASVAAAAGDADALAAALERLDTEFTAVTGAEPERRSGQMYAGRRLCYEDTVRDLDVTFGRPLLDALSGPFGSVLLPAARWLSATLADAYDAAFRDLYRDLLEPGADGVPMPVFWDAAQALLTGHDRPVDSVAAEFARRWNALFGLDGAPGERRLAFTAADLDEPAARLFAAERPGWAGARIHSPDLCLGAAGAEAMAAGEFTLVLGEMHTAWPTLDCAVFADRHPDPGRLRAAAAEDIGPQFRPLYPTWWPHYTARIAPVLGVTDHQLGFAAAPGADPARALPLVALTVSEHAGTLEVTGPDGLRCPLREVFALLFGWLGAEAFKLAGAGPHHPRLTLDGLVVARETWRTTVGGTGIAPAHGAREYLAARRLRRSLGMPERVFAKVGTEVKPVYVDFTGPRYVSSFATLLRAARASSGDDVPVVFTELLPDLDESWLPDAKGRRYSCELRLQLCDPERP